The bacterium genomic interval CAAGCGGGAGACGATCGCGTTCTCGAAGCGGCGGCAGTCGGCGCTGTACCGGATGGCGATCTGGGCGGTGTGGCGAAACTACATGAAGGATCGGTCGGAGAACCGGAGGAAGGGGACACCGGCGCAGGCGTTGGGGATCACGAGGCGGGTGCTGGAGGTGAAGGACGTCCTGAGTGAGCGGCTGTTCGCGGGGCGGATCGCTTCGGTCCGGGGCTGGCTGGCGGAGTGTTACTTCGGCCGGATCCGGACGCGGGCGATCGAGAACTGCCGAGAGCACCGGGCGAGGTTCGCGATCTAGGGAGTTCGGATGGAAGGCGTCGCCTCGCCGAGGAGTGCGATCAGGGAAGGTGCAGTCCTGAGTCCACGTCTCACGAGATGTGCTCGATTCGACCCGTTCGGGGGGTACCATCGGGCCACGCCCGTTTCGGGCGGGAGGAATCCGATGTCGTTCGTCCGCGCCCTCTCCGCCGTCGCCCTGCTCTTCGCCGGCGGCGCGTTCGCCGAGGACTACTCGCCCTATTCCGGCGAGGACTTCCCGCGCAACGTCTACTTCGGCGATACCCACGTCCACTCGGCGTGGTCGGCGGACGCGGGCAACATGGGCAACCGGCGGATCGGGCCCGACGAGGTATACCGCTTCGCGCGCGGCGAGACCGTCACGTCCCACAACGGGCAGGCGGTTCGGCTGAAGCGGCCGCTCGATTTCCTCCTGCTCTCGGACCACGCCGAGTACCTCGGCGTCATGAACATGCTCGACCAGGACGATCCGGTCCTGCTCGCGACGGACACGGGCCGACGCTGGTCGAAGTGGCGCAAGAACGGGGAGCACCTCAAGGTCTTCGGCGAGTTCGGGCTCGCGCTGCTGCGCGGCGTCGACGCGATCCAGAGCGACGAAGTCGAGGAGACGAACTGGAGTCGGGTCGTCGCGAACGCCGACCGCTGGAACGAGCCCGGAAAGTTCACCGCGTTCATCGGGTACGAATGGACCTCGACGCCGAACGGCGACAACCTCCACCGGAACGTGATCATCGCCGACGACGCGAGCCGCGCGGGCCAGGTCGTGCCGACGAGCTCGATCAAGGATCCGACGCCGGAATCGCTCTGGGCCTGGATGGGGGCCTACGAGGCGAAGACCGGAGGACGCGTCCTCGCGATCCCGCACAACTCGAACGTGAGCGGCGGGCTCATGTTCGCGCTCCAGGACTCGAAGGGGGAGCCGATCGACCGCGCCTACGCCGAGGAGCGCGCGCGCCGGGAGCCCCTCGTCGAAGTCACCCAGTACAAGGGCGACAGCGAGACCCACCCCTTCGTCTCCCCGAACGACGAGTTCGCGGACTACGAGACCTGGGATCGCGGCGCGCTCGGCCGTGCGGGACACGAGGACGCCTACTACGAGTTCGAGTATGCCCGCCCCGCGCTCAAGAACGGACTCGCGCTCGAGGAATCGCTCGGCGTGAATCCCTTCAAGTTCGGCCTGATCGGGAGCACCGATGCCCACACCGGTCTCGCCGCGGGCGGTGAGGACAACTTCTGGGGCAAGTCGACCCGGACGGAGGCGGCCCCCGAGCGTTGGAAGGTGCCGCTCTTTCCGGAGCCGGAGGACGGAGCGGTCGATCCCGCTCACATGCCCGACGACGTGCTCGACCAGTTCGCCGACGAGACGGCGGCGGTCCAGTGGTACGAGTGGGAGATGGCCGCGTCGGGCTATGCCGCCGTCTGGGCGAAGGAGAACACGCGGGCCGCGCTCTTCGACGCGATGCGCCGTCGGGAGACCTACGCGACGACGGGGCCGCGGATGACCGTGCGCTTCTTCGGCAGCTTCGGCTTCGAGGACGGGGATCAGCACACGCCGGACCTCGCACGTCTGGGCTACGCGAAGGGCGTGCCGATGGGCGGTGACCTCACCCGAGTCGATCGCGACGGGGCGAAGGGCTGGCGCAAGGCGCCCACCTTCCTGGTCGCCGCGCTCCGCGACCCGGAAGGCGCCAACCTCGACCGTGTGCAGATCGTGAAGGGCTGGCTCGATTCGAAGGGCGAGAAGCACGAGCGGATCTACGACGTCGCCCTCGGCGGCGACCGTGAGATCGACCGGAAGGGGCGTGCGAAGGCGCCGGTCGGCTCGACCGTCGACGTCGAGAATGCCAGCTGGTCCAACACGATCGGGGCCAGCGCGCTCACCGCCTTCTGGAAGGATCCCGACTTCGACAAAGACGAGCGCGCCTTCTATTACGTCCGCGTGATCGAGATCCCGAAGCCGAGATGGACGGCGTACGACGCGAAGAAGTTCGGGGTGGAGATGCCGGAGGAGGTGCCGATGACGACGCAAGACCGCGCCTACACCTCCCCCATCTGGTACTTGCCTTAGTCCCGGCCGCGGATAGCACGTCGCTTTCGGCGCCTTCTCCCTGCGCGATCCTCGACGTATTGCTTGTTCCCGGCCGCGGATAGCACGTCGCTTTCAGCGCCTTCTCCCTGCGCGGTCCTCGGCGTACGGGAGTACGCCTGCGGTCGCTCCGGTCCGAGGTCGCCGAAATCGACGCACTCTTCGCGGCCTTACGGCGTCGCGGGTGGGCGGCCGTGCGGTCTCGGCTGAGTTCGTCGTGGCTACGGGACGATGATGCCTCGGCCGGGGATCTGGCCTTTGGCCAGGCGGTCGAAGGCGGTGGGGGCTTCGGTGAGGTCGAAGAGTTCGACGTCGTTGCGGAGGAGGCCCTGGTCTCCGAGGGAGACGGCGGCGCGGGTGTCGGCGTCTGTGCCGCCGACGAAGGAGATGATCGAGGCGTTCTTGCCGCCGAGGGCGCCCATGATGGGTTGGTCGAGCTTGCCCTGGTCGGCGCCGACGACGGCGCAGGTGCCGAGCTTGGCGAGGACGCCGACGCCGTTGCCGATCGTCGCGTCACTGCCGACGAAGTCGAGGACGGCGTCGCAGCCCCGTCCTTCGGTCAGCTTCATGATCTCCGCGGCGAGGTCTTCGCGTCTGCCGTCGAGGACTTCGTCCGCGCCGAGCTCCTTCGCGCGGGCCAGCTTGTCCTCGGCGACGTCGACGACGATCAGCCGGGCTTCCGTCAGGATCTTCACGTACTGGATGGCGAAGCCGCCGAGCCCCCCGGCCCCGATCACGAGGGCGGTCCGGCCCGGGCCGAGCTTGTCCATGACGCGTCGAACGCCGTGATAGGAGGTGGTGCCCGCGTCGGTCAGCGGGCCGGCGAGCTTCGGGTCGAGCTTCTCGATCGGAATCAGCGGGCGGGTCGATTCGATCACCACGTAGTCGGCGATCCCGCCGTCCATCCCATAGCCGCGTCCGCGTTGATTCATCTCGCAGGCGTTGTCGTAGCCCACGTCGCACTCGAGGCAGGATCCGCAGCTCCGGGTCGAGACCAGCGCGACCGCCTGCCCCTCGTCGTAGCCGTCGACGCCCGGGCCGAGCCGGTCGATCCAGCCGCCGACCTCGTGACCCAGGGTGAAGGGCATCTGCCAGCCCAGGATGTCGCCCAGCTGCGAGGGCATGTGCGGCATGTGCAGGTCGCTCTGGCACAGTCCGTTGCCCGCGACCTTGATCCGGACCTCGCCGGGCCCCGGTTCGGGGATCGGGATCTCGACCAGCTCGGGGGGCGCCTGCCACTCGGTCAGGCGGAAGGCACGCATCGTATCGGACAAGAGAAGCTCCTCGTGGGGTCGATGGGAGACTGTGGGACGATATCGTAGAGGCGGAATCCCGCCCCGCTCGGAGTGACACCGTAATGAGTCAGATCCTGATCCGAAACGCCAACCTCGTCGACGGAACCGGCGCGCCGGCGCGCCCGGCGGACGTCCTCGTCCGCGACGGATGGATCGCGGAGATCGCAGACGCCGGGACGCTCTCGCCCGAGGGCGGCGAGACGATCGAAGCGGCGGGGAGGCTGGTCACGCCGGGTTTCGTCGACGTGCACACCCACTACGACGGGCAGGTCACGTGGGATCCCGAGCTCACGCCCTCGTCGTGGCACGGGGTGACGACGGTCGTGATGGGCAACTGCGGGGTCGGGTTCGCGCCGGCGAAGCCCGACGAGCGGGGTTGGCTGATCGAATTGATGGAGGGTGTCGAGGACATTCCGGGAACCGCGCTCCACGAGGGCATCCGCTGGGACTGGGAGACCTTCCCCGAGTATCTCGACGCACTGGAGAAGCTCCCGCGGACGATCGACATCGCGGCCCAGATCCCCCACGGCGCCCTCCGCGTCTACGTCATGGGTCAGCGCGGCGCCGATCAGGAGCCCGCCACCGCGGAGGACCTCGAGAAGATGGCCGCGATCGTGAAGGAGGCCGTCGAGGCCGGCGCGCTCGCCTTCTCGACGAACCGACTCCCGGGCCATACGAGCATTCACGGGGAGCCGGTCCCCGGCACCTTCGCGCCGGCGGAGGAGCTCCGCGTGCTGACGCAGGCGGTGGTCGAGGGTGGCGGCGAGATCCTTCAGGCGGTCCCCGCCGGCGGCGGGAACGAGGAAGCCGGGGCGATTCCGCGCGAGGTCGACCTCTATCGTGAGATCAGCCTCGCGACGGGCGCCAAGGTGACCTTCTCGGCGCCCCAGAACCATCCGTACCCCGACGAGTGGAAGGAGGTCATGGCGAAGTGCCATGCGGCACAGGAGGCCGGGGCCCGGGTGATCCCGCAGGTCCTGTCCCGGGGGTCGGGCCTCATGCTCTCCCTCGACACATTCAATCCCTTTGCGTTCACCGAGGCCTACCAGGCCGTAGCCGGACTTCCGTCCGAAGCGCGCGTCGCCGAGCTCCGGAAGCCGGAGGTCCGGAGCGCGATCCTCGAGGCGAGCCGCGAGAACAACCCGAGCATGTTGATCCTCGGGCCGGCGATCCATTCGACCTTCGCGATGGAGGACGGGGTCGTCTTCGAGCCCGACGTGAAGGACTCGATCGGTGCCCGCGCGGACGCGCTGGGCGTCGACCCGATGGAGCTCCTCTACGACACGATGGTGGAGCTTGCGGCGCAGTCGACCGACGGCAAGACCCGGGTCCTCGCGGTCTTCTTCACCGGCTACGCGGAGGGGAACCTCGACGCGGTGGAGACGATGATGCGGGACGAGATCTCGGTCATCGGCCTCGGCGACGGCGGCGCCCACTGCAGCATGATCTGCGACGCGAGCTGGCCCGCCTTCGTCCTCCAGCACTGGGTCCGCGACCGGAGCCGCGGCGCGAAGATCCCCCTCGAAGAAGCGGTCAAGATGATGTCGAAGGAGGCGGCGGACCTCTACGGTCTCGGCGACCGCGGGACGGTCGAAGTCGGGAAGCGCGGCGATCTCAACGTGATCGACCTCGACGCGGTCGAGCTCCAGCTGCCCGAGGTGATCGACGATCTCCCGACCGGCGCCTCGCGAATCGTCCAGCGGGCCCACGGCTTCGATACGACGATCTGCGCCGGTGAGGTCACGTTCCGCAACGGCGAGCCGACCGGCGCGCGACCCGGAAGGCTGGTTCGAGGCAAGCGATAGGCGCCGGGCTCAGACGACGAGCTTGTACGCCTCGCCGTCCCGCTCGATCCGGCCGGCGGTCGGCGTCGCGAAGTGGGTTCCGATCACGAGGCTGCCGGCCTCGAGGTGGCGCGCGTAGAACGCGCGGCGGGTCTCGATGCCCTGCTCGAAGTCGGCGTCGGGAGCGGAGCCCCACTCGGGGTGCGCGAGCTGACAGGGGTGGTGGGTCATGTCGCCGGTGATCACGGCCCGTTCGCCCTTCGATTCGACGTGGATCGAGACGTGGCCCGGGGTGTGGCCGGGGGTGGGCTCGAGTCGGATCTCGTCGCAGACCCGGGCGTCCTGGTCGACGACGTCGATCAGGCCCGCCTCCGCGATGGGATCCACGCTCTCGGCGAACACGATCTTCGTGAAGTCGTCGTCCTCGTTCTGCCAGTGCGTCCACTCGTCCCGGGCGACCAGGTAGCGCGCGTTCGGGAACGTCGGCTTCCACACGTCGTCTTCGAGGAACGTGTTCCAGCCGACGTGGTCGACGTGGAGATGGGTACAGAGCACGGTGTCGATCGACTCACGCGTGAAGCCGGCCCGGTGGAAGTCGTCGAGAAAGGAGGTCTGGAGCCTGTTCCAGAACTTCACGGGCAGATTCTTGTCGTTGCCCACGCAGGTATCGACGACGATTCGGCGCGAGGGGGTCTCGACGACGAGGGCGTGGATGCTCCAGGCGGCTTCCCATTCGTCGTCGACGAAATGCGGGGCGAGCCACGGGATCGTTCTCAGGTTCTCGGGGACGGCGTCCTTCAGGACCCACTCGATTCCCGATTCCTCGGACTCCTGGATGCGCGTGATCCTGACGTCGCCCACTTGCCAGGAAAGGAAATCGCCCATGTTCGTCTCCCTCTGCCCGCTGGCCGGGTCGGGCTCAGGGTATCCGGCTGGCTCGGCACGGCCAGGGTCCTGCCCGGCGCGAGAGGATGCTCGGGTTCCGCGCCGTTCCGTCCGGGCGAGGGGAGGCGCCCGCGAATGCCGGTTCGTCACCGAAACGTCTTCGCGCGCCTACCCTTCCTCGACGACGATCCCCATCGCCGGGCCGATCCGCTCGGCGCGCTCCGGAGAACGCGATGACCGACCAGCTCACGAGAATCACGGACCATCAGTGCACGGCGCCGCCGGCGCGCTACGACGACCTCGAGGTCCTCTTCCTCAACTGCACGCTCACCCGCTCTCCGAATCTCTCGCACACCGAGGGGCTGATCAAAGTCGCCGAGCGGATCTTCCACGCGAACGGCGTCCAGACCGAGTACCTCCGCCCGGTCGACTTCGAGATCCCGGCGGGGCTCGAGATGAACTACGCGGGCCGTGACGGCTACGAGCGCGACGATTGGCCCGAGATCCAGGCCAAGATCGATGCCTGCGACATCCTGATCCTGGGCACGTCGGTCTGGCTCGGCGAGAAGAGCTCCGTCTGCAACCGGGTGCTCGAGCGCATGTACGGATACACCCACCAGTTCAACGAGAAGGGGCAGTATCGCGACTACGGCAAGGTCGGCGCGTGCCTCATCACGGGGAACGAGGACGGCGTGAAGCACTGCGCGATGAATCTGCTCTTCTCGCTCTCGCACATCGGATACACCGTCCCGCCCCAGGCCGACGCGGGGTGGATGGGCGAGGCGGGCCCGGGGCCGTCCTACATGGACGAGGGCTCCGGAGGTCCCGAGAACGACTTCACGAACCGGAACACGACGTTCCTGGTCTGGAACTGCCTGCATCTCGCGCGGATGCTCAAGGACGCGGGCGGCATCCCGGCCCACGGCAACCAGCCGGACGCCTGGGACGCCGGATGCAAGACCGACTTCCACAGTCCGGAGCACAAGCGCTAGGTCTGGGGTCAGGCCGTCGGCGCTACCTGCGGCCCGCGCACGAGGTGGCCGGGCAGGGCGCCCGTGG includes:
- a CDS encoding DUF3604 domain-containing protein, whose translation is MSFVRALSAVALLFAGGAFAEDYSPYSGEDFPRNVYFGDTHVHSAWSADAGNMGNRRIGPDEVYRFARGETVTSHNGQAVRLKRPLDFLLLSDHAEYLGVMNMLDQDDPVLLATDTGRRWSKWRKNGEHLKVFGEFGLALLRGVDAIQSDEVEETNWSRVVANADRWNEPGKFTAFIGYEWTSTPNGDNLHRNVIIADDASRAGQVVPTSSIKDPTPESLWAWMGAYEAKTGGRVLAIPHNSNVSGGLMFALQDSKGEPIDRAYAEERARREPLVEVTQYKGDSETHPFVSPNDEFADYETWDRGALGRAGHEDAYYEFEYARPALKNGLALEESLGVNPFKFGLIGSTDAHTGLAAGGEDNFWGKSTRTEAAPERWKVPLFPEPEDGAVDPAHMPDDVLDQFADETAAVQWYEWEMAASGYAAVWAKENTRAALFDAMRRRETYATTGPRMTVRFFGSFGFEDGDQHTPDLARLGYAKGVPMGGDLTRVDRDGAKGWRKAPTFLVAALRDPEGANLDRVQIVKGWLDSKGEKHERIYDVALGGDREIDRKGRAKAPVGSTVDVENASWSNTIGASALTAFWKDPDFDKDERAFYYVRVIEIPKPRWTAYDAKKFGVEMPEEVPMTTQDRAYTSPIWYLP
- a CDS encoding NAD(P)-dependent alcohol dehydrogenase, with the protein product MSDTMRAFRLTEWQAPPELVEIPIPEPGPGEVRIKVAGNGLCQSDLHMPHMPSQLGDILGWQMPFTLGHEVGGWIDRLGPGVDGYDEGQAVALVSTRSCGSCLECDVGYDNACEMNQRGRGYGMDGGIADYVVIESTRPLIPIEKLDPKLAGPLTDAGTTSYHGVRRVMDKLGPGRTALVIGAGGLGGFAIQYVKILTEARLIVVDVAEDKLARAKELGADEVLDGRREDLAAEIMKLTEGRGCDAVLDFVGSDATIGNGVGVLAKLGTCAVVGADQGKLDQPIMGALGGKNASIISFVGGTDADTRAAVSLGDQGLLRNDVELFDLTEAPTAFDRLAKGQIPGRGIIVP
- a CDS encoding amidohydrolase family protein — encoded protein: MSQILIRNANLVDGTGAPARPADVLVRDGWIAEIADAGTLSPEGGETIEAAGRLVTPGFVDVHTHYDGQVTWDPELTPSSWHGVTTVVMGNCGVGFAPAKPDERGWLIELMEGVEDIPGTALHEGIRWDWETFPEYLDALEKLPRTIDIAAQIPHGALRVYVMGQRGADQEPATAEDLEKMAAIVKEAVEAGALAFSTNRLPGHTSIHGEPVPGTFAPAEELRVLTQAVVEGGGEILQAVPAGGGNEEAGAIPREVDLYREISLATGAKVTFSAPQNHPYPDEWKEVMAKCHAAQEAGARVIPQVLSRGSGLMLSLDTFNPFAFTEAYQAVAGLPSEARVAELRKPEVRSAILEASRENNPSMLILGPAIHSTFAMEDGVVFEPDVKDSIGARADALGVDPMELLYDTMVELAAQSTDGKTRVLAVFFTGYAEGNLDAVETMMRDEISVIGLGDGGAHCSMICDASWPAFVLQHWVRDRSRGAKIPLEEAVKMMSKEAADLYGLGDRGTVEVGKRGDLNVIDLDAVELQLPEVIDDLPTGASRIVQRAHGFDTTICAGEVTFRNGEPTGARPGRLVRGKR
- a CDS encoding MBL fold metallo-hydrolase; amino-acid sequence: MGDFLSWQVGDVRITRIQESEESGIEWVLKDAVPENLRTIPWLAPHFVDDEWEAAWSIHALVVETPSRRIVVDTCVGNDKNLPVKFWNRLQTSFLDDFHRAGFTRESIDTVLCTHLHVDHVGWNTFLEDDVWKPTFPNARYLVARDEWTHWQNEDDDFTKIVFAESVDPIAEAGLIDVVDQDARVCDEIRLEPTPGHTPGHVSIHVESKGERAVITGDMTHHPCQLAHPEWGSAPDADFEQGIETRRAFYARHLEAGSLVIGTHFATPTAGRIERDGEAYKLVV
- a CDS encoding flavodoxin family protein, whose translation is MTDQLTRITDHQCTAPPARYDDLEVLFLNCTLTRSPNLSHTEGLIKVAERIFHANGVQTEYLRPVDFEIPAGLEMNYAGRDGYERDDWPEIQAKIDACDILILGTSVWLGEKSSVCNRVLERMYGYTHQFNEKGQYRDYGKVGACLITGNEDGVKHCAMNLLFSLSHIGYTVPPQADAGWMGEAGPGPSYMDEGSGGPENDFTNRNTTFLVWNCLHLARMLKDAGGIPAHGNQPDAWDAGCKTDFHSPEHKR